One genomic region from Drosophila subpulchrella strain 33 F10 #4 breed RU33 chromosome 2R, RU_Dsub_v1.1 Primary Assembly, whole genome shotgun sequence encodes:
- the LOC119549095 gene encoding dynamin-like 120 kDa protein, mitochondrial isoform X1, with amino-acid sequence MLRIYQNTYRRTARKAVVYSTKVACCNHSTLCSITSHPRRSQDHGTGSSSYNGSRHEEFLLSGNPARGWQMPPPSRGYGMLVVRILRGALKLRYLVLGGAIGGGVSLSKKYEDWKDGLPDFKWLEDAMPQGERWSQFSRNLIEVGSLVKNAIDVDPKLKQLGEDKLSEWRNWFDSRLDDAIEAADYQGVQIVETKDDLKAKTTVAALGITTDESRKKYEKLQSQVETLQTEIMNVQIKYQKELEKMEKENRELRQQYLILKSNKKTTAKKIKKSLIDMYSEVLDELSGYDTGYTMADHLPRVVVVGDQSSGKTSVLESIAKARIFPRGSGEMMTRAPVKVTLAEGPYHVAQFRDSDREYDLTKESDLQDLRRDVEFRMKASVRGGKTVSNEVIAMTVKGPGLQRMVLVDLPGIISTMTVDMASDTKDSIHQMTKHYMSNPNAIILCIQDGSVDAERSNVTDLVMQCDPLGRRTIFVLTKVDLAEELADPDRIRKILSGKLFPMKALGYYAVVTGRGRKDDSIDAIRQYEEDFFKNSKLFHRRGVIMPHQVTSRNLSLAVSDRFWKMVRETIEQQADAFKATRFNLETEWKNNFPRLRESGRDELFDKAKGEILDEVVTLSQISAKKWDDALNTKLWEKLSNYVFETIYLPAAQSGSQNSFNTMVDIKLRQWAEQALPAKSVEAGWEALQLEFISLMERSKKTQDHDGIFDQLKAAVVDEAIRRHSWEDKAIDMLRVIQLNTLEDRFVHDKQEWDSAVKFLETSVNAKLLQTEETLAQMFGPGQMRRLTHWQYLTQDQQKRRSVKNELDKILKNDTKHLPTLTHDELTTVRKNLQRDNVDVDTDYIRQTWFPVYRKHFLQQALQRAKDCRKAYYLYTQQGAECEISCSDVVLFWRIQQVIKITGNALRQQVINREARRLDKEIKAVLDEFSDDEEKKGYLLTGKRVLLAEELIKVRQIQEKLEEFINSLNQEK; translated from the exons ATGTTGCGCATCTATCAGAATACCTACCG GCGCACTGCGAGAAAAGCTGTTGTCTACTCCACCAAGGTCGCCTGCTGTAACCATTCCACGCTCTGCAGCATCACCAGCCACCCGCGCCGTTCGCAGGACCATGGGACGGGGAGTTCGAGCTACAATGGCAGCCGCCACGAGGAGTTCCTGCTCTCCGGCAACCCGGCGAGGGGCTGGCAGATGCCTCCTCCGTCGCGTGGCTACGGGATGCTGGTGGTGCGGATCCTGCGGGGAGCCCTGAAGCTGCGCTACCTCGTCCTGGGCGGCGCTATCGGCGGGGGCGTGTCCCTGAGCAAA AAATACGAGGACTGGAAGGATGGTCTGCCGGATTTCAAGTGGCTCGAGGATGCCATGCCTCAGGGCGAGCGATGGAGCCAGTTCTCCCGAAATCTCATCGAGGTCGGATCCCTGGTGAAGAACGCCATCGATGTGG ATCCAAAGCTCAAGCAGCTGGGCGAGGATAAGTTGTCGGAATGGCGCAACTGGTTCGACAGTCGTCTGGACGATGCCATCGAGGCGGCCGACTATCAAGGAGTTCAGATTGTCGAAA CTAAGGATGACCTGAAGGCCAAGACGACGGTGGCCGCTCTGGGCATCACCACCGATGAGAGTCGCAAGAAGTATG AGAAACTGCAGAGCCAAGTGGAGACGCTGCAGACGGAGATCATGAATGTGCAGATCAAATACCAAAAGGAGTTGGAGAAGATGGAGAAGGAGAATCGTGAGCTGCGCCAGCAATATCTCATCCTCAAGTCGAACAAAAAGACCACGGCGAAGAAGATCAAGAAATCCCTGATCGACATGTACTCTGAGGTTCTAGACGAGCTGTCTGGCTACGATACGGGCTACACCATGGCCGATCATCTGCCTCGTGTTGTGGTGGTGGGAGATCAGAGCAGCGGCAAGACCTCCGTGCTGGAATCCATTGCCAAAGCTCGTATCTTTCCCCGCGGCAGTGGAGAGATGATGACACGAGCCCCAGTCAAGGTCACTCTGGCCGAGGGACCGTACCATGTGGCTCAGTTCCGCGACTCCGATCGGGAATACGATTTGACCAAGGAGTCAGATCTGCAAGATCTGCGCCGTGATGTGGAGTTCCGCATGAAGGCTTCTGTGCGAGGCGGCAAAACTGTGAGCAATGAAGTGATTGCCATGACGGTCAAGGGTCCCGGCCTTCAGCGCATGGTTCTAGTCGATCTACCAGGCATTATTTCG acaATGACTGTGGACATGGCCTCGGACACCAAAGATTCAATCCACCAGATGACCAAGCATTATATGAGCAACCCGAACGCCATTATTCTCTGCATTCAGGACGGATCCGTAGATGCCGAGCGCAGTAATGTTACCGACTTGGTCATGCAGTGTGATCCCTTGGGTCGACGCACTATTTTTGTACTTACCAAGGTGGATCTGGCCGAGGAACTCGCCGATCCAGATAGGATAAGGAAGATCCTTTCCGGCAAACTCTTCCCCATGAAGGCTCTGGGTTACTACGCTGTCGTGACGGGTCGTGGACGAAAGGATGATAGCATCGACGCCATAAGGCAGTACGAGGAGGACTTCTTCAAGAACTCCAAACTCTTCCA TCGTCGCGGGGTTATTATGCCCCATCAGGTGACCAGCCGGAATCTGAGTTTGGCGGTTTCGGATCGCTTCTGGAAGATGGTGCGGGAAACCATTGAGCAGCAGGCTGATGCATTTAAGGCGACCAGATTCAATCTGGAAACCGAATGGAAGAACAACTTCCCAAG GTTGCGCGAGTCTGGCCGAGACGAGCTGTTCGACAAGGCCAAGGGCGAGATACTGGACGAGGTGGTGACGCTCTCGCAAATCTCCGCTAAGAAGTGGGACGACGCTCTCAACACCAAGCTGTGGGAGAAGCTTTCTAACTATGTGTTTGAAACCATCTACCTGCCCGCCGCTCAGTCAGGTTCTCAAA ATTCCTTCAACACGATGGTGGACATCAAGTTGCGCCAGTGGGCGGAGCAGGCACTGCCCGCCAAATCGGTGGAGGCTGGCTGGGAGGCGCTGCAGCTGGAGTTCATCTCGCTGATGGAGCGATCGAAGAAGACGCAGGATCACGACGGCATCTTCGACCAGCTGAAGGCCGCGGTGGTGGACGAGGCCATTCGCCGGCACAGCTGGGAGGACAAGGCCATCGACATGTTGCGCGTGATCCAGCTAAACACGCTGGAGGATCGCTTTGTGCACGACAAGCAGGAGTGGGATTCGGCGGTCAAGTTCCTGGAGACCTCGGTGAATGCCAAGCTCCTTCAGACGGAGGAGACGCTAGCACAAATGTTCGGCCCCGGCCAAATGCGACGCCTCACCCACTGGCAGTACCTGACGCAGGATCAACAGAAGAGGCGAAGCGTCAAGAACGAACTGGACAAAATACTCAAGAACGATACG AAACATTTGCCCACCCTGACTCATGATGAGCTTACGACGGTGCGCAAGAACCTTCAGCGTGATAACGTGGATGTGGACACAGACTACATAAGGCAAACGTGGTTCCCGGTCTACAGAAA ACACTTCCTGCAGCAGGCATTGCAGAGAGCAAAGGACTGCCGCAAGGCCTACTATCTTTACACACAGCAAGGGGCCGAGTGTGAG ATCTCCTGCAGCGATGTGGTGCTCTTCTGGCGCATCCAGCAGGTGATCAAGATAACAGGCAACGCGCTGCGGCAGCAGGTGATCAATCGGGAGGCGCGGCGCCTGGACAAGGAGATCAAAGCGGTGCTGGACGAGTTCAGCGACGACGAGGAGAAGAAGGGTTACCTGCTCACCGGCAAGCGCGTGCTGCTGGCCGAGGAACTAA TCAAAGTGCGACAGATCCAAGAGAAACTGGAGGAGTTCATCAATTCATTAAATCAGGAGAAGTAG
- the LOC119549095 gene encoding dynamin-like 120 kDa protein, mitochondrial isoform X3, giving the protein MLRIYQNTYRRTARKAVVYSTKVACCNHSTLCSITSHPRRSQDHGTGSSSYNGSRHEEFLLSGNPARGWQMPPPSRGYGMLVVRILRGALKLRYLVLGGAIGGGVSLSKKYEDWKDGLPDFKWLEDAMPQGERWSQFSRNLIEVGSLVKNAIDVAKDDLKAKTTVAALGITTDESRKKYEKLQSQVETLQTEIMNVQIKYQKELEKMEKENRELRQQYLILKSNKKTTAKKIKKSLIDMYSEVLDELSGYDTGYTMADHLPRVVVVGDQSSGKTSVLESIAKARIFPRGSGEMMTRAPVKVTLAEGPYHVAQFRDSDREYDLTKESDLQDLRRDVEFRMKASVRGGKTVSNEVIAMTVKGPGLQRMVLVDLPGIISTMTVDMASDTKDSIHQMTKHYMSNPNAIILCIQDGSVDAERSNVTDLVMQCDPLGRRTIFVLTKVDLAEELADPDRIRKILSGKLFPMKALGYYAVVTGRGRKDDSIDAIRQYEEDFFKNSKLFHRRGVIMPHQVTSRNLSLAVSDRFWKMVRETIEQQADAFKATRFNLETEWKNNFPRLRESGRDELFDKAKGEILDEVVTLSQISAKKWDDALNTKLWEKLSNYVFETIYLPAAQSGSQNSFNTMVDIKLRQWAEQALPAKSVEAGWEALQLEFISLMERSKKTQDHDGIFDQLKAAVVDEAIRRHSWEDKAIDMLRVIQLNTLEDRFVHDKQEWDSAVKFLETSVNAKLLQTEETLAQMFGPGQMRRLTHWQYLTQDQQKRRSVKNELDKILKNDTKHLPTLTHDELTTVRKNLQRDNVDVDTDYIRQTWFPVYRKHFLQQALQRAKDCRKAYYLYTQQGAECEISCSDVVLFWRIQQVIKITGNALRQQVINREARRLDKEIKAVLDEFSDDEEKKGYLLTGKRVLLAEELIKVRQIQEKLEEFINSLNQEK; this is encoded by the exons ATGTTGCGCATCTATCAGAATACCTACCG GCGCACTGCGAGAAAAGCTGTTGTCTACTCCACCAAGGTCGCCTGCTGTAACCATTCCACGCTCTGCAGCATCACCAGCCACCCGCGCCGTTCGCAGGACCATGGGACGGGGAGTTCGAGCTACAATGGCAGCCGCCACGAGGAGTTCCTGCTCTCCGGCAACCCGGCGAGGGGCTGGCAGATGCCTCCTCCGTCGCGTGGCTACGGGATGCTGGTGGTGCGGATCCTGCGGGGAGCCCTGAAGCTGCGCTACCTCGTCCTGGGCGGCGCTATCGGCGGGGGCGTGTCCCTGAGCAAA AAATACGAGGACTGGAAGGATGGTCTGCCGGATTTCAAGTGGCTCGAGGATGCCATGCCTCAGGGCGAGCGATGGAGCCAGTTCTCCCGAAATCTCATCGAGGTCGGATCCCTGGTGAAGAACGCCATCGATGTGG CTAAGGATGACCTGAAGGCCAAGACGACGGTGGCCGCTCTGGGCATCACCACCGATGAGAGTCGCAAGAAGTATG AGAAACTGCAGAGCCAAGTGGAGACGCTGCAGACGGAGATCATGAATGTGCAGATCAAATACCAAAAGGAGTTGGAGAAGATGGAGAAGGAGAATCGTGAGCTGCGCCAGCAATATCTCATCCTCAAGTCGAACAAAAAGACCACGGCGAAGAAGATCAAGAAATCCCTGATCGACATGTACTCTGAGGTTCTAGACGAGCTGTCTGGCTACGATACGGGCTACACCATGGCCGATCATCTGCCTCGTGTTGTGGTGGTGGGAGATCAGAGCAGCGGCAAGACCTCCGTGCTGGAATCCATTGCCAAAGCTCGTATCTTTCCCCGCGGCAGTGGAGAGATGATGACACGAGCCCCAGTCAAGGTCACTCTGGCCGAGGGACCGTACCATGTGGCTCAGTTCCGCGACTCCGATCGGGAATACGATTTGACCAAGGAGTCAGATCTGCAAGATCTGCGCCGTGATGTGGAGTTCCGCATGAAGGCTTCTGTGCGAGGCGGCAAAACTGTGAGCAATGAAGTGATTGCCATGACGGTCAAGGGTCCCGGCCTTCAGCGCATGGTTCTAGTCGATCTACCAGGCATTATTTCG acaATGACTGTGGACATGGCCTCGGACACCAAAGATTCAATCCACCAGATGACCAAGCATTATATGAGCAACCCGAACGCCATTATTCTCTGCATTCAGGACGGATCCGTAGATGCCGAGCGCAGTAATGTTACCGACTTGGTCATGCAGTGTGATCCCTTGGGTCGACGCACTATTTTTGTACTTACCAAGGTGGATCTGGCCGAGGAACTCGCCGATCCAGATAGGATAAGGAAGATCCTTTCCGGCAAACTCTTCCCCATGAAGGCTCTGGGTTACTACGCTGTCGTGACGGGTCGTGGACGAAAGGATGATAGCATCGACGCCATAAGGCAGTACGAGGAGGACTTCTTCAAGAACTCCAAACTCTTCCA TCGTCGCGGGGTTATTATGCCCCATCAGGTGACCAGCCGGAATCTGAGTTTGGCGGTTTCGGATCGCTTCTGGAAGATGGTGCGGGAAACCATTGAGCAGCAGGCTGATGCATTTAAGGCGACCAGATTCAATCTGGAAACCGAATGGAAGAACAACTTCCCAAG GTTGCGCGAGTCTGGCCGAGACGAGCTGTTCGACAAGGCCAAGGGCGAGATACTGGACGAGGTGGTGACGCTCTCGCAAATCTCCGCTAAGAAGTGGGACGACGCTCTCAACACCAAGCTGTGGGAGAAGCTTTCTAACTATGTGTTTGAAACCATCTACCTGCCCGCCGCTCAGTCAGGTTCTCAAA ATTCCTTCAACACGATGGTGGACATCAAGTTGCGCCAGTGGGCGGAGCAGGCACTGCCCGCCAAATCGGTGGAGGCTGGCTGGGAGGCGCTGCAGCTGGAGTTCATCTCGCTGATGGAGCGATCGAAGAAGACGCAGGATCACGACGGCATCTTCGACCAGCTGAAGGCCGCGGTGGTGGACGAGGCCATTCGCCGGCACAGCTGGGAGGACAAGGCCATCGACATGTTGCGCGTGATCCAGCTAAACACGCTGGAGGATCGCTTTGTGCACGACAAGCAGGAGTGGGATTCGGCGGTCAAGTTCCTGGAGACCTCGGTGAATGCCAAGCTCCTTCAGACGGAGGAGACGCTAGCACAAATGTTCGGCCCCGGCCAAATGCGACGCCTCACCCACTGGCAGTACCTGACGCAGGATCAACAGAAGAGGCGAAGCGTCAAGAACGAACTGGACAAAATACTCAAGAACGATACG AAACATTTGCCCACCCTGACTCATGATGAGCTTACGACGGTGCGCAAGAACCTTCAGCGTGATAACGTGGATGTGGACACAGACTACATAAGGCAAACGTGGTTCCCGGTCTACAGAAA ACACTTCCTGCAGCAGGCATTGCAGAGAGCAAAGGACTGCCGCAAGGCCTACTATCTTTACACACAGCAAGGGGCCGAGTGTGAG ATCTCCTGCAGCGATGTGGTGCTCTTCTGGCGCATCCAGCAGGTGATCAAGATAACAGGCAACGCGCTGCGGCAGCAGGTGATCAATCGGGAGGCGCGGCGCCTGGACAAGGAGATCAAAGCGGTGCTGGACGAGTTCAGCGACGACGAGGAGAAGAAGGGTTACCTGCTCACCGGCAAGCGCGTGCTGCTGGCCGAGGAACTAA TCAAAGTGCGACAGATCCAAGAGAAACTGGAGGAGTTCATCAATTCATTAAATCAGGAGAAGTAG
- the LOC119549095 gene encoding dynamin-like 120 kDa protein, mitochondrial isoform X2: MLRIYQNTYRRTARKAVVYSTKVACCNHSTLCSITSHPRRSQDHGTGSSSYNGSRHEEFLLSGNPARGWQMPPPSRGYGMLVVRILRGALKLRYLVLGGAIGGGVSLSKKYEDWKDGLPDFKWLEDAMPQGERWSQFSRNLIEVGSLVKNAIDVDPKLKQLGEDKLSEWRNWFDSRLDDAIEAADYQGVQIVETKDDLKAKTTVAALGITTDESRKKYEKLQSQVETLQTEIMNVQIKYQKELEKMEKENRELRQQYLILKSNKKTTAKKIKKSLIDMYSEVLDELSGYDTGYTMADHLPRVVVVGDQSSGKTSVLESIAKARIFPRGSGEMMTRAPVKVTLAEGPYHVAQFRDSDREYDLTKESDLQDLRRDVEFRMKASVRGGKTVSNEVIAMTVKGPGLQRMVLVDLPGIISTMTVDMASDTKDSIHQMTKHYMSNPNAIILCIQDGSVDAERSNVTDLVMQCDPLGRRTIFVLTKVDLAEELADPDRIRKILSGKLFPMKALGYYAVVTGRGRKDDSIDAIRQYEEDFFKNSKLFHRRGVIMPHQVTSRNLSLAVSDRFWKMVRETIEQQADAFKATRFNLETEWKNNFPRLRESGRDELFDKAKGEILDEVVTLSQISAKKWDDALNTKLWEKLSNYVFETIYLPAAQSDSFNTMVDIKLRQWAEQALPAKSVEAGWEALQLEFISLMERSKKTQDHDGIFDQLKAAVVDEAIRRHSWEDKAIDMLRVIQLNTLEDRFVHDKQEWDSAVKFLETSVNAKLLQTEETLAQMFGPGQMRRLTHWQYLTQDQQKRRSVKNELDKILKNDTKHLPTLTHDELTTVRKNLQRDNVDVDTDYIRQTWFPVYRKHFLQQALQRAKDCRKAYYLYTQQGAECEISCSDVVLFWRIQQVIKITGNALRQQVINREARRLDKEIKAVLDEFSDDEEKKGYLLTGKRVLLAEELIKVRQIQEKLEEFINSLNQEK, encoded by the exons ATGTTGCGCATCTATCAGAATACCTACCG GCGCACTGCGAGAAAAGCTGTTGTCTACTCCACCAAGGTCGCCTGCTGTAACCATTCCACGCTCTGCAGCATCACCAGCCACCCGCGCCGTTCGCAGGACCATGGGACGGGGAGTTCGAGCTACAATGGCAGCCGCCACGAGGAGTTCCTGCTCTCCGGCAACCCGGCGAGGGGCTGGCAGATGCCTCCTCCGTCGCGTGGCTACGGGATGCTGGTGGTGCGGATCCTGCGGGGAGCCCTGAAGCTGCGCTACCTCGTCCTGGGCGGCGCTATCGGCGGGGGCGTGTCCCTGAGCAAA AAATACGAGGACTGGAAGGATGGTCTGCCGGATTTCAAGTGGCTCGAGGATGCCATGCCTCAGGGCGAGCGATGGAGCCAGTTCTCCCGAAATCTCATCGAGGTCGGATCCCTGGTGAAGAACGCCATCGATGTGG ATCCAAAGCTCAAGCAGCTGGGCGAGGATAAGTTGTCGGAATGGCGCAACTGGTTCGACAGTCGTCTGGACGATGCCATCGAGGCGGCCGACTATCAAGGAGTTCAGATTGTCGAAA CTAAGGATGACCTGAAGGCCAAGACGACGGTGGCCGCTCTGGGCATCACCACCGATGAGAGTCGCAAGAAGTATG AGAAACTGCAGAGCCAAGTGGAGACGCTGCAGACGGAGATCATGAATGTGCAGATCAAATACCAAAAGGAGTTGGAGAAGATGGAGAAGGAGAATCGTGAGCTGCGCCAGCAATATCTCATCCTCAAGTCGAACAAAAAGACCACGGCGAAGAAGATCAAGAAATCCCTGATCGACATGTACTCTGAGGTTCTAGACGAGCTGTCTGGCTACGATACGGGCTACACCATGGCCGATCATCTGCCTCGTGTTGTGGTGGTGGGAGATCAGAGCAGCGGCAAGACCTCCGTGCTGGAATCCATTGCCAAAGCTCGTATCTTTCCCCGCGGCAGTGGAGAGATGATGACACGAGCCCCAGTCAAGGTCACTCTGGCCGAGGGACCGTACCATGTGGCTCAGTTCCGCGACTCCGATCGGGAATACGATTTGACCAAGGAGTCAGATCTGCAAGATCTGCGCCGTGATGTGGAGTTCCGCATGAAGGCTTCTGTGCGAGGCGGCAAAACTGTGAGCAATGAAGTGATTGCCATGACGGTCAAGGGTCCCGGCCTTCAGCGCATGGTTCTAGTCGATCTACCAGGCATTATTTCG acaATGACTGTGGACATGGCCTCGGACACCAAAGATTCAATCCACCAGATGACCAAGCATTATATGAGCAACCCGAACGCCATTATTCTCTGCATTCAGGACGGATCCGTAGATGCCGAGCGCAGTAATGTTACCGACTTGGTCATGCAGTGTGATCCCTTGGGTCGACGCACTATTTTTGTACTTACCAAGGTGGATCTGGCCGAGGAACTCGCCGATCCAGATAGGATAAGGAAGATCCTTTCCGGCAAACTCTTCCCCATGAAGGCTCTGGGTTACTACGCTGTCGTGACGGGTCGTGGACGAAAGGATGATAGCATCGACGCCATAAGGCAGTACGAGGAGGACTTCTTCAAGAACTCCAAACTCTTCCA TCGTCGCGGGGTTATTATGCCCCATCAGGTGACCAGCCGGAATCTGAGTTTGGCGGTTTCGGATCGCTTCTGGAAGATGGTGCGGGAAACCATTGAGCAGCAGGCTGATGCATTTAAGGCGACCAGATTCAATCTGGAAACCGAATGGAAGAACAACTTCCCAAG GTTGCGCGAGTCTGGCCGAGACGAGCTGTTCGACAAGGCCAAGGGCGAGATACTGGACGAGGTGGTGACGCTCTCGCAAATCTCCGCTAAGAAGTGGGACGACGCTCTCAACACCAAGCTGTGGGAGAAGCTTTCTAACTATGTGTTTGAAACCATCTACCTGCCCGCCGCTCAGTCAG ATTCCTTCAACACGATGGTGGACATCAAGTTGCGCCAGTGGGCGGAGCAGGCACTGCCCGCCAAATCGGTGGAGGCTGGCTGGGAGGCGCTGCAGCTGGAGTTCATCTCGCTGATGGAGCGATCGAAGAAGACGCAGGATCACGACGGCATCTTCGACCAGCTGAAGGCCGCGGTGGTGGACGAGGCCATTCGCCGGCACAGCTGGGAGGACAAGGCCATCGACATGTTGCGCGTGATCCAGCTAAACACGCTGGAGGATCGCTTTGTGCACGACAAGCAGGAGTGGGATTCGGCGGTCAAGTTCCTGGAGACCTCGGTGAATGCCAAGCTCCTTCAGACGGAGGAGACGCTAGCACAAATGTTCGGCCCCGGCCAAATGCGACGCCTCACCCACTGGCAGTACCTGACGCAGGATCAACAGAAGAGGCGAAGCGTCAAGAACGAACTGGACAAAATACTCAAGAACGATACG AAACATTTGCCCACCCTGACTCATGATGAGCTTACGACGGTGCGCAAGAACCTTCAGCGTGATAACGTGGATGTGGACACAGACTACATAAGGCAAACGTGGTTCCCGGTCTACAGAAA ACACTTCCTGCAGCAGGCATTGCAGAGAGCAAAGGACTGCCGCAAGGCCTACTATCTTTACACACAGCAAGGGGCCGAGTGTGAG ATCTCCTGCAGCGATGTGGTGCTCTTCTGGCGCATCCAGCAGGTGATCAAGATAACAGGCAACGCGCTGCGGCAGCAGGTGATCAATCGGGAGGCGCGGCGCCTGGACAAGGAGATCAAAGCGGTGCTGGACGAGTTCAGCGACGACGAGGAGAAGAAGGGTTACCTGCTCACCGGCAAGCGCGTGCTGCTGGCCGAGGAACTAA TCAAAGTGCGACAGATCCAAGAGAAACTGGAGGAGTTCATCAATTCATTAAATCAGGAGAAGTAG